The stretch of DNA ACGCGCGATCGCTCACCGGTTGTCTACAATTCGCAATGCCAACACCATTTACACGATAGATAAGGGCGAAGCGCTAGTAGGGTGTGCCCTGCCCACCCTACAAAATTAGTTAGTTTGGCTTGACTATTGTATTGTTCGTAATTGTAACATGGAGAAGCTGCTACGCGCGATCGCTCACCGGTTGTCTACAATTCGCAATGCCAACACCATTTACACGATAGATAAGGGCGAGGATAAGGGCGAAATTTTGGAACAAGGCACTCACGAGGAGTTGTTACAATTCAATGGGATTTATGCCGGTTTGTGGCAGGTGCAAACGGGATTGGCAGAAGAGGTTAAGGAATAGTTTGTTGATACAATATTAGTATTTTGTAGCAACATTAAATGCCGAATATCGCAAATTCCCATACAATGAAAAATAGTAAGTTGATTTGCAGATTCATCCTATACCAAAATTTTCGCTAGCGGTTGGCATAGCCAAGAACCTTTTCCTTTGGAATCAGAGGGAAAATGCGATCGCTACGAATATCCAAATCGCTTTAAACGCCTATGTTATTGGGCTTTAAGCGAACAATATATTTCTCTACCGAAAGCTGCCGAACTGCTTCAAAAACCCGTTAAAGAAATTCAAAAAGCGATTCAAGGACCTACACCGGTAGCATAATTAGGAAAATTGTGTGAGTACCATCGTTAGTGATAGTTCGGCTATTATCGATATTGACAAGGCATGTTTGCTACCTGCCTTGATAGCCTTATACCATTTCTTTCATAGTCTGCAAGAGATAATAGGGGCATTTTTGTAGGGGCGCAACGCGTGAGCGCCCCTACCAGGGCAATTGGGACATTCCAGACAATCATTGTTTTTTAGAAATGGTATTACCCTATCATTTTTTCATTCCAGATGCTTTGTATGAAGAAGAACTTATCGAACTCACCAACTATAGCAAAAGCGATTTGCCCAAGTTGGGTTTTCATATTGAAGGATTCAATAGCGATGGTGTGGAACAGGCCTTTGCCTACCAATCAAGATTTCCCAGGCTAACTCCTCAAGATTGCTTTGCATTGACTCTTGCCAGCATTGCTGAAAATACAATTCTTTTGACAGGAGACAAAAATCTGAGAAAAGCTGCCCAACAAGAATCGATTGAAGTTCATGGAGTTATTTGGGCTTGTCAGCAAATTCATAGATACGAAACAGCTAGCACCCAGCAAATTTATCAATCGCTAAGATGGTTAGAGGACGATCCAACGGTTTGGCTTCCCAAAAGACCGCTACGGGCGTTTTTGGACTATCTTATACCATTTCTGAAAAACAATGTTTTTTTGAGATTTCCCGATTTCCCTAGTAGGGGCGCTTCGCGAAGCGCCCCTACTCACGCGTTGCGCCCCTACAAAAATGCCCCTACGATCTCTTGCAGAGTATTAAGGAAATGGTATAAGGTTTCTGTAAAATTATCTGTCAACTTTTGATAAAAAATAGGGGGAAATATCATTGTTCAAATCATAGTTCGTAGGGTGGGCAATGCCCACCCTACTACTTCAATTTTTACCAATCATCCTCCCATCGATCGCGCCAATCGTTATCCCAATCATTCCCCGTAGATCGCGCTGCAATAAAAATCTAAATAAAAAATTATTAAGTTCGTAGGGTGGGCATTGCCCACCCTACTACTTCAATTTTTACCAATCATCCTCCCATCGATCGCGCCAATCGTTATCCCAATCATTCCCCGTAGGTTCCGAAAACTTCTCCCCAGACGCCTCCTTCTTCTCCTGTGACTCCCCAGCAGAACGCTGCAACGGATCCACCACCTGCGACATCGCATCCTGTACAAACGCCCTCACAAACTCCTCCTTGCGGTTGAGTTCAAACTGACGCTGTACCACCTCCGAAATCCCACCATCGCCCCAATCTTGGTCGTTGCGAAAATATTCAATAAAACTTTTGCCAGCAATGCGCGTCAAATAAGCCGCCGTTCCCCCTTGAATGGCACGACTCACCAACGCCGTTCCCGGATGCACCTGCATGGTGGTACTCATGAGATCCCACGCGCCTTTGATAATTCCCAAACTCGCCAAGGTTCTCGCTAGGGAAAAAGCCAGTTCCTTACCGCGCTCAAAATCTAGATTGCATCCGTAAACCCTGCCAATTTCCACCACCATTTGCGCGTTCACAGCTGCCGTTCCCAACATATCTACCATGGGAATGGGCATAAACGCGATCGCGGCTGCACCATACCACTGAAAACGCTCAATAATTTTCTCCGCCTGTTCCTGCCTTTGCTTGTCAATCGCCGCACGCGCCTGTTCCCCCAACCGTGCCGATTGTAACAGCAAATTGTCCGCCATTAAGCTATCCCCTTCCGCTCTCACCACCGCTGCCAAACGCCGCACCAACGGGGTAATTTCCACCTGGGGCGTTACTTGAGTGCCATCGGGGAGGGTGACTTGTCTGGGATTGGCAGCCACGGCAATGACGTCTTTTTCTGCCACTACTGAAGCCAATCGCTGTTTTAATTGGTTGAGAA from Geitlerinema sp. PCC 9228 encodes:
- a CDS encoding GTP-binding protein; translated protein: MRRMQWVLLILGIVIILMMMLWLVNSIYSLYVQISWSAPFLGNLLVGLLAILLLIILAVGLYFLITYFVLPKSARRKKKRRRRPQVKVSENKTEAASQTLQAIRQQIEQIQDEVARQALEQRSQEIEENLKQRNIQVVVFGTGSAGKTSVTNALMGEMVGDRAAPMGTTETFETYTLQLPGIDRKILITDTPGILEPGVAGTQRENMARSLATEADLLLFVIDNDLTASEWEMLQALAAIGKRSLVVFNKTDLYPEEEQTAILNQLKQRLASVVAEKDVIAVAANPRQVTLPDGTQVTPQVEITPLVRRLAAVVRAEGDSLMADNLLLQSARLGEQARAAIDKQRQEQAEKIIERFQWYGAAAIAFMPIPMVDMLGTAAVNAQMVVEIGRVYGCNLDFERGKELAFSLARTLASLGIIKGAWDLMSTTMQVHPGTALVSRAIQGGTAAYLTRIAGKSFIEYFRNDQDWGDGGISEVVQRQFELNRKEEFVRAFVQDAMSQVVDPLQRSAGESQEKKEASGEKFSEPTGNDWDNDWRDRWEDDW